From a single Saimiri boliviensis isolate mSaiBol1 chromosome 7, mSaiBol1.pri, whole genome shotgun sequence genomic region:
- the LOC141579929 gene encoding LOW QUALITY PROTEIN: putative tetratricopeptide repeat protein 41 (The sequence of the model RefSeq protein was modified relative to this genomic sequence to represent the inferred CDS: inserted 2 bases in 1 codon; substituted 1 base at 1 genomic stop codon), whose amino-acid sequence MHRVVPKQTEMSQKTNENIERYTHFFQKPQKPIQPYICSTPNDFQEERDFLANNIFPELNELCNSWGTYFKAVDLSWSALKAPISLPTHLFKWYSCLRSQQLMFCLDYVNSCFSFFICMLGQTYRDFXDYSHFITSKVTHLSNLSKVEQNLYIAAKNGYPWVLXNPNCSLTEFEIIQAAFLNESQFQYFYFRTGATLLKGLDDEEKEERLPSSSLMNKEEKLRIGKLTSKIISKGLPVRFYSDLYQLGELVFKDWSVVIEKLHPAAVTIKNTGWLRMSYTSFWIC is encoded by the exons atgcATAGGGTTGTCCCTAAGCAAACAGAAATGAGCCAGAAGACAAATGAGAATATAGAAAGGTATACCCATTTTTTTCAAAAGCCCCAGAAACCCATTCAGCCTTACATCTGTTCAACTCCGAATGATTTTCAAGAAGAGAGAGACTTTTTGGCAAACAACATCTTCCCTGAGCTTAATGAACTCTGCAATTCCTGGGGCACATATTTCAAAGCCGTGGACCTGAGTTGGTCAGCATTGAAGGCCCCGATATCCTTACCCACCCACCTGTTTAAATGGTATTCTTGTCTTCGCTCCCAACAGCTGATGTTCTGCCTGGACTATGTGAAcagctgcttttcctttttcatctgcATGCTGGGTCAGACATACAGAGACTT CGACTACTCACATTTCATAACCTCCAAAGTGACTCACTTGTCAAACTTATCCAAAGTAGAACAGAATCTCTACATTGCTGCAAAAAATGGTTATCCTTGGGTTCTGTAGAATCCCAACTGCAGTCTGACAGAGTTTGAGATAATCCAAGCAGCATTTCTGAATGAATctcaatttcagtatttttacttTAGGACTGGAGCCACCCTGCTGAAGGGTTTAGAtgatgaggaaaaggaagagaggctGCCCTCGAGTTCATTAATGAACAAAGAGGAAAAATTGAGGATTGGAAAGCTTACGTCCAAGATTATTAGTAAAGGGCTCCCTGTGAGATTTTACAGTGATCTCTACCAGTTGGGTGAGCTGGTTTTCAAGGACTGGTCAGTTGTGATAGAAAAACTTCATCCAGCCGCTGTAACGATTAAAAATACAG